A genomic stretch from Pseudomonas sp. MUP55 includes:
- the astD gene encoding succinylglutamate-semialdehyde dehydrogenase: MMNSLYIAGSWLAGQGELFESRNPVTQHVLWSGNGATAEQVESAVQAARQAFPGWARRSLEERISVLETFASTLKSRADEIARCIGEETGKPLWESATEVTSMANKIAISVQSYRERTGEKSGPLGDATAVLRHKPHGVVAVFGPYNFPGHLPNGHIVPALLAGNTVLFKPSELTPKVAELTVQCWIEAGLPAGVLNLLQGARETGIALAANPGIDGLFFTGSSRTGNHLHQQFSGRPDKILALEMGGNNPLVVDEVADVDAAVYTIIQSAFISAGQRCTCARRLLVPDGAWGDALLARLVAVSATIEVGAFDQQPAPFMGSVISLAAAKALMDAQELMLANGAVALLEMTQPQDQAALLTPGIIDVTAVTEREDEELFGPLLQVIRYADFAAAITEANNTQYGLAAGLLSDSEARYQQFWLESRAGIVNWNKQLTGAASTAPFGGVGASGNHRASAYYAADYCAYPVASLETPALVVPATLTPGITLI, from the coding sequence ATAATGAATTCGTTGTATATCGCAGGTAGCTGGCTGGCCGGCCAGGGTGAACTGTTTGAATCGCGTAACCCCGTGACCCAGCACGTGCTGTGGAGCGGCAATGGTGCGACGGCCGAGCAGGTCGAGTCCGCCGTGCAGGCTGCACGCCAGGCGTTTCCAGGCTGGGCGCGGCGTTCGCTGGAAGAGCGCATCAGCGTGCTGGAAACCTTCGCCAGTACCCTGAAAAGCCGCGCCGATGAAATCGCCCGCTGCATCGGTGAGGAAACCGGTAAGCCGTTGTGGGAATCGGCCACCGAAGTCACCAGCATGGCCAACAAGATCGCGATCTCGGTGCAAAGCTACCGCGAACGTACCGGCGAGAAGAGCGGCCCCCTGGGCGATGCCACCGCTGTGCTGCGTCACAAGCCCCACGGTGTGGTGGCGGTGTTCGGCCCTTACAATTTCCCCGGCCACTTGCCGAACGGGCATATCGTCCCGGCGCTGCTGGCGGGTAACACCGTACTGTTCAAACCGAGCGAGCTCACGCCGAAAGTCGCCGAGCTGACCGTGCAGTGCTGGATCGAAGCAGGCTTGCCGGCGGGTGTCCTGAACCTGCTGCAAGGTGCGCGGGAAACCGGTATCGCGTTGGCGGCCAACCCCGGCATCGACGGGCTGTTCTTCACCGGCTCCAGCCGCACCGGCAACCATCTGCACCAGCAGTTCTCCGGCCGCCCGGACAAGATCCTGGCCCTGGAAATGGGCGGCAACAACCCGCTGGTGGTGGACGAAGTGGCCGACGTGGATGCGGCGGTGTACACCATCATCCAGTCGGCCTTTATTTCCGCCGGCCAGCGCTGCACCTGCGCCCGTCGCCTCTTGGTGCCGGATGGCGCCTGGGGTGACGCATTGCTGGCGCGTCTGGTGGCGGTCAGTGCAACGATTGAAGTCGGTGCGTTCGACCAGCAGCCAGCGCCGTTCATGGGCTCGGTGATTTCCCTGGCGGCGGCCAAAGCGTTGATGGACGCCCAAGAGCTGATGTTGGCCAATGGCGCCGTGGCGCTGCTGGAAATGACCCAGCCCCAGGATCAGGCCGCCTTGCTGACACCGGGCATCATTGACGTGACGGCCGTGACCGAGCGCGAGGACGAGGAGCTGTTCGGCCCGTTGTTGCAGGTGATTCGCTACGCTGATTTTGCGGCGGCCATTACCGAGGCCAACAACACCCAGTACGGCTTGGCTGCGGGTTTGCTCTCCGATTCCGAGGCGCGTTACCAGCAGTTCTGGCTAGAAAGCCGCGCCGGCATCGTCAACTGGAACAAACAGCTGACCGGCGCCGCCAGCACCGCGCCGTTCGGCGGGGTAGGGGCTTCGGGCAACCACCGCGCCAGTGCCTATTACGCAGCGGATTACTGCGCGTACC